The following proteins come from a genomic window of Malus sylvestris chromosome 4, drMalSylv7.2, whole genome shotgun sequence:
- the LOC126619168 gene encoding GDSL esterase/lipase CPRD49-like isoform X1 codes for MVGPTRPQFVIFGSSIVQFSFGNGGWSAILADLYARKADVLVRGYAGWNSRRALLVLDQVFPKDAKIQPSLVIVYFGGNDSMDPHPSGLGAHVPLPEYIENMRKIAKHLKSLSEKTRVIFLTAPPVNEEQIHEASDYVPPEKRTNESCKKYSHACLEVCRELDIKGVDLWTSIQKRKDWSTTCFTDGVHFSSEGSKIVGEEILKVLREADWEPRLHWKSLPTEFSEDSPYDPPAADGKTTINIAEISVNESVKHWGLSNEI; via the exons atggtcgGACCAACAAGACCTCAGTTTGTGATATTTGGCTCGTCCATTGTCCAGTTCAGCTTCGGCAATGGAGGATGGAGTGCCATTCTCGCTGACCTCTATGCTCGTAAG GCCGACGTACTGGTGCGAGGATACGCTGGTTGGAACTCGAGGCGTGCTTTGCTGGTTTTGGATCAAGTATTTCCCAAG GATGCCAAAATTCAGCCATCTTTGGTGATAGTTTATTTCGGTGGTAATGATTCGATGGATCCTCATCCGTCAGGGCTAGGCGCTCATGTACCACTTCCTGAATATATCGAAAATATGAGAAAGATTGCTAAACATTTAAAG AGTCTTTCAGAAAAAACTCGCGTTATCTTTCTTACTGCTCCTCCTGTCAACGAGGAACAAATTCATGAAGCCAGTGACTATGTTCCACCAGAGAAGCGAACAAACGAGTCCTGCAAAAAATATTCACATGCTTGTTTAGAGGTGTGCCGGGAGTTAGatatcaaaggtgttgatttatggacttcaattcaaaaaagaaaagactGGTCTACTACGTGCTTTAC GGATGGAGTCCATTTTTCATCCGAAGGGAGCAAGATTGTGGGAGAGGAGATACTGAAGGTGCTTAGGGAAGCAGACTGGGAGCCTCGCCTACACTGGAAATCATTGCCAACGGAATTTTCGGAGGATTCGCCTTATGATCCGCCTGCTGCTGATGGAAAAACAACTATAAACATCGCTGAGATCAGCGTTAATGAGAGTGTCAAGCACTGGGGACTAAGCAATGAGATTTAA
- the LOC126619168 gene encoding GDSL esterase/lipase CPRD49-like isoform X2, giving the protein MVGPTRPQFVIFGSSIVQFSFGNGGWSAILADLYARKDAKIQPSLVIVYFGGNDSMDPHPSGLGAHVPLPEYIENMRKIAKHLKSLSEKTRVIFLTAPPVNEEQIHEASDYVPPEKRTNESCKKYSHACLEVCRELDIKGVDLWTSIQKRKDWSTTCFTDGVHFSSEGSKIVGEEILKVLREADWEPRLHWKSLPTEFSEDSPYDPPAADGKTTINIAEISVNESVKHWGLSNEI; this is encoded by the exons atggtcgGACCAACAAGACCTCAGTTTGTGATATTTGGCTCGTCCATTGTCCAGTTCAGCTTCGGCAATGGAGGATGGAGTGCCATTCTCGCTGACCTCTATGCTCGTAAG GATGCCAAAATTCAGCCATCTTTGGTGATAGTTTATTTCGGTGGTAATGATTCGATGGATCCTCATCCGTCAGGGCTAGGCGCTCATGTACCACTTCCTGAATATATCGAAAATATGAGAAAGATTGCTAAACATTTAAAG AGTCTTTCAGAAAAAACTCGCGTTATCTTTCTTACTGCTCCTCCTGTCAACGAGGAACAAATTCATGAAGCCAGTGACTATGTTCCACCAGAGAAGCGAACAAACGAGTCCTGCAAAAAATATTCACATGCTTGTTTAGAGGTGTGCCGGGAGTTAGatatcaaaggtgttgatttatggacttcaattcaaaaaagaaaagactGGTCTACTACGTGCTTTAC GGATGGAGTCCATTTTTCATCCGAAGGGAGCAAGATTGTGGGAGAGGAGATACTGAAGGTGCTTAGGGAAGCAGACTGGGAGCCTCGCCTACACTGGAAATCATTGCCAACGGAATTTTCGGAGGATTCGCCTTATGATCCGCCTGCTGCTGATGGAAAAACAACTATAAACATCGCTGAGATCAGCGTTAATGAGAGTGTCAAGCACTGGGGACTAAGCAATGAGATTTAA